A genomic segment from Sciurus carolinensis chromosome 1, mSciCar1.2, whole genome shotgun sequence encodes:
- the Nhlh2 gene encoding helix-loop-helix protein 2, protein MMLSPDQAADSDHPSSAHSDPESLGGADAKVLGSVSDLEPVEEAEGDGKGGSRAALYPHPQQLSREEKRRRRRATAKYRSAHATRERIRVEAFNLAFAELRKLLPTLPPDKKLSKIEILRLAICYISYLNHVLDV, encoded by the coding sequence ATGATGCTGAGTCCGGACCAAGCCGCCGACTCGGACCACCCCAGCTCGGCGCACTCGGACCCGGAGTCGCTGGGCGGCGCGGACGCCAAGGTGCTGGGCAGCGTGTCGGACCTGGAACCAGTGGAAGAGGCCGAGGGCGATGGCAAGGGCGGCAGCCGTGCCGCGCTCTATCCGCACCCGCAGCAGCTGAGCCGGGAGGAAAAGCGCCGCCGCAGGCGGGCCACAGCCAAGTACCGCTCGGCCCACGCCACCCGCGAGCGCATCCGCGTGGAGGCCTTCAACCTGGCCTTCGCGGAGCTCCGCAAACTGCTGCCCACGCTGCCCCCGGACAAGAAGCTCTCCAAGATCGAGATCCTGCGTCTGGCCATCTGCTACATCTCCTATCTCAACCACGTTCTGGACGTGTAG